The sequence below is a genomic window from Sorangiineae bacterium MSr12523.
GATTGGAAATCGTTCCGCGTTTCGGCCCGCAGCATCGAAAATGCGACGAACTTGAACTTCCTTTCGGATGTGCCGCAGAACATCCAGGACGTCATCGAAGCGCGCGTCGACAATCAGTAAACGGGTTCGCTGTACCAAAGGAGCGCGGTACACCCGGCGCCATTTGGTACAGCGCGGAACACCTCGGGCGAGCTATCGCCTTGATTTCAGGTGATTCGGACGTCGACACGCCATGGCGTACCCTTTGCTTTTGTACGCCAACGTGGACACCTTACCTTCACCGGACAACGCCAAGTGCACGACGGCACTTCGCATAGCGCTCGCGCGCGTGCAGGGTGCCTTTCACCAGGAGGCGGCCGACGCCTTTTACGAACTGCTCCTTCGCACACCGCTTTATCTTCCGTTCGACAACGGGGTCATGACCGTTCCCGGTCCGCAGAGCGAGGCGGCGGTTCCCATCTTCATCGATGAAGCTGCGATGGTGCGCTGGGCGGGCCAGCGCGTGCCCCACATCGTTTGCTCGGCGCGCGAAGCCGCCGTGCTGGCTCTCGTGATTCACGATGCGTGGCTCGTCTTGAACATGGGCTCTTCCCCGGGCGGACAACCCATCGCCCGCGAAGGCGTCATGCTGCTCGCGCACGGTAGCTACCCTGGGGCGGAGCGCTACGAAGAGGCAGCTGCGTTCGTGCACGAAGCTGCGGCCGCCGCGGGCCAGCCCACGCTCGATCTTCTCGAGCGGGCCAAGCGCACGCGAATCGTTTCCATCGGTCGCGCGCTACGTTATCCGGGTGGCACGTCGGCCTATGCCTTTTGGCCTAGCTTCGGTGGCGCGATGCTCTTCGATCCGAACGAGCGCGTCGCGCAGATGTCGTTCGAATCACTGATCGTCAAAGCGTTTTACGAGCGCCGTGGGCTGGTCCTCGCCCCCGATCGGGAAGCACTGCGCATTGGCCCCGCGCACGTGGCCAAATGGCATACGGCGATGCAGGCCACCTATCCGATGCGCGCCTGACGGACGGTCACGGCGCGATCACGATCAGGAACGCGATCACGAACAGTCGCGACAGAGCCACGCAGGGCCACAGCGGCGCCAGCCCTCGATCAACAATTGCACCTCCGGGTCGAAGAGACGCCCGGTGAAAGGCTGCCTACAGGCGACACAGCGCGGAGCATTGGCTGCAGGTGCGACCGCGCGGGCGCCGGCAACCCGCACCTCCGCGCCTCGCTGCGCGAGCCGGGGGTAGTTCGCCATTTTTTGAAGAGGTCGCGTCATTGGAAGTGGAATGAAGATATCACCAGAACGACGCCGCGGTGCCACCCAATACGCATCTCCGTTTCATTATCTCTTCAAACGCTTCTGCTTAGGGTTTAGGGTTTAGGGTTTGGGGAGGAGAAAAATGCTTCTTCTTCCCTAAACCCTAAACCCTAAACCCTAAACCCTTCCGCCAGGAGGCACCGCCCGTTCGGCTTTGGCGATGAGCTCACGGTAGTGCGCCTCGACCGATGTTAGTTTGATTTCCTCCATGAAAGAATTGAACGCGAAATAAGGCAGCAGCGTATTCCAGCGCGCGAGCCATCGCGGGCGATGCAACGGACGCGAAATGAGTCCCATCGCCCGCAGCGACACCAGCGCGGAAATGTCCTCCAGGGCAATGCGCCCTGCGAAAAGAAGCTCCGTCTCGTCACGAAAACCGCCGCGAACGAACACCGCCAAAAACGCGTACACGTGGAGAAGCCCCGCGAGGTAACACGCATCCTTGGTGAAGTACGAACCACCCGCGGGAATGCCCCCGCGCAACACCCGTGCGGCATCGAGAAATGCGTCGCGTGTCCCGTGCCCTCGGTCCACCAAGAAGCGGTACAAATCCAAAAAGCTGGCACCATCCTCCGCCATGGCCACGAGCTTCACGCGCGTGGCGAGGCGCTCGAGGCGCGGCGTTGCCAAGTTGCCATTGTACAACTCCGCAAACACCGCGAGCCCTTCTTGGGTTGGCGTCGAACGCGGACCACCGCTCTTGAGAAACGGTGCATGCACCTGGGCCGCACCGTTGTGGGCACTGTAGGCGTGTGTCTCCACCTCATGGCAGAATAGGCCGTCCGCCTCCCACCGATAGAACGTGGCCTCGGGGCGCACGCGCACCTTGGTCATGCCCGCGATGGCTTTGGCCGTGCACTTGTCGTCCAGTAGGACATCGCACTTGATGACCGGTCGATGTTTGGCAATCCGCCGCGCCAGCTCCTCGGCAAAGCTTTGCGCATCCATCGGTGTCTCGGCGCGCTCTTCGGCCTCGTCCCATCCGTGTAGGCGCAACCTTTCGAGCAAGTGTTCGGCAAGGTCCACGTTCTTCACGGGAAGACCGAAGAACGTCGTGCGCGCGCCTCCGTAAATCTCGAGCGAGATGCGGCCGAACTCCTTGGTGCCCGCCGCGAGCAGCAATCGATTCTTGTCGATGACCGAATGAACCACCGCCCGAAGCCACACCGGGATCACGTCGTCGCCCTCGAGGCGCGCCTCGATCCGGGCAAGCTCGGCATTTTCTGCTTCGAGGGCGTCGCGATCGACCGCGTACGTCACCTCGGGAAGGCGCGTGCCTTCGTGATCGAAGAACTCCTTCTCGACCTTTCGGCTCCAGCCAATCTCCTCGAGGATGTTCGTCGACTTTCTCGCACAGAGCGCCGATGTGACGAGGTCCAGCCATTCCTTCGTTTTTTCGGGCGACATCGCAAACTCCGTCAGCGCGCGCGAAAGCGCTTCCACGTTGCGCGGACCGTCGCGCGCACCTTGCCGTCGTAGCGCAGTTCGCCCAGAACGATGCACTCGGTCTCGCTCAGCGACTCGGCCTTTGCCCAGAGATCGAGGCTGGGTCCGAGCGGGGTCGGGCGGAGAAAACGCACGTCGAGCCCGGCCGTCACGAAGGCGAGCGCCGCACCCGGGGGCGGGTCCCACCCGCGCTCGCTCGCGGCCTGAACGACCAGCGAGGCGGTGTGGCAATCGAGCACGGTGGAGATGACCCCACCGTTGAGAAAGCCGACGCCATTGTCGTGCTCGGGCCAGGGTGTGAAGGACGCGATCACCACTCCGTCCTCGGCACCGAAGCTCCGCAGGTGGAAGCCCTTCGGATTGGCCGGTCCACAGCCAAAACAAGTCATGTTTGGGAAAAGGCGCTCTTGAATGCTCGGTTCGGTCACGTCGTTAGTAAAGCAGCCCCAGATAGCCGTAACGATGAGAAAATATTACCGATGGGTCCGCTATACGCAATGGCTGCGCGAATCGGCGACGGAATGTAATCCGATATATGATTTGCGTAATTGGTATTGCGCGCAAACGTGTCCCATTCACGACATCCTCGGCCAATTACGCCAGCAATGACGTGGCTTTCGGCATATATCGAAGCTGCGAGGCGATGCTGCATGTCGGCATGATTGCCGATGGGTCGATTGGCGACGACGCGTACTTGCTGGTGTGTTCCCCTGATACCGTTGCTGTTCAGCACGCAGCAATCAGGATGGGTGGCTCAGGCGCGAACCATGGGATCTCTCCTGCAGCGGGTAGGCTCTTGATCGGTCGGTCCATTGGGAGGCCTGGGTCAGATCCGTAGTTTGAATTGCTGTTTTCGTTACGTAACGGCTGCGGATTGCCGCAGCCATCACAAGACCGAACAATCGTCTGGGGAGGCGCGCCGCCATGTTGGCGCCACATATCCGATGATTTTAGCGCAGTGCGCAACAAATGACATCGATGTCATCGAACGTTTCAAATCTCTACCGATGATTGGGTTCAAACATCATCGGATCAATCACCACGCTTCCGTCACTCGGGAACAAAGAAGAACACCCGACGTTGCACGCCAAACGCTTCTACGTGCTAAAAGAAAATCGACTTAGCAAAGACAGAATTTGGTTCTGTGTTTTCGTATGGAACCTATGGAAGCGTGGTACGCGGCAGCGCGGAGAGCGCGAACGCGTGGTCGGCGTTCCAACCGACATCTCATTCTTCGGGAGTCACCAGGGCCAAGCATGAACACACCGCACGACGACTTCTCACGCGCGCGTTTTTGGGGCAACGCGGTCCACTTTTACGAGCAACCGGCGGACGAATCGGTCGATGCCGACGACGAAGATGACCTCGACGAAGAGCCGATGGATCTCGCGTTGCAGCTCTCCGTCACTCCAGGCCGCATCGGCGGCCGAACGGGCGGAACCGTCGGTGGTTGGGGCATCTTCGTGGGCGCTCGCGATGCTCAGGATTTGCCTCGCGTAGCCGCGCGAGTTCGCGAGCGCACGCCCCTCTCGCTCGATCCGTACATCGTCGAAATCGTCCAACTCCCGCCCGGAAAGGACAATTATTTTGACCCCGGTTGCTGGGTGCTCGCGCGCAAGGCCATCTACCCGGGCGATCCGACCATGCGCATCGACGCGCTGCTGGATGACGAGCGCGTCTCGGTCTATGCGCGCATCCGGTCTCAGTCGTATACGGACGAAGCCCTTCGCGAGCTGTTGGACGATCCGGAACTCTGCATCGACGTAGTCGGCCCCGCTGCCTACCGACTCGATGTCGGAACATCTGGGAACGTCGGCTTCGCACTCGATCCGCGGGAGCCCCAGCCCCGTATCTTCGGTTGGCTGGAAGCGCGGTCGTCCGGTGACCCGTACACGTTGCGACTGGTCGAATGGAGTGGTGAAGGAGTTCTCACTGCCGAGGCGGCGGCCAACGCCCCGACGCTCGCGCAGGCCACCCTGATTCCTCCGCCGGAAAAGGAGAACGAGAAAGGCGTACTTCTCGAAACGACGTTCGAGGGACGACGCTACGCCTTCCGCGCATCCTTTGGTGCATTCTCCCAGCGAGCTGCCGCTTACATCCGCTTGTAAGGTTTCGGCTCGTACAATTTGTGGTTGTAACGTTTCATTCCCACGGTTTCTTTACGCAAGCGTTGCGTCGGCCCTCTTCGTGGTTGGATACGCCGAGAGCAGTTCCGCGACATCGTCGGGGAACGCCGCGAGTTCGTCACTTACTTTGCGCAAATATTGCTGCTTCACATGG
It includes:
- a CDS encoding SseB family protein, which encodes MAYPLLLYANVDTLPSPDNAKCTTALRIALARVQGAFHQEAADAFYELLLRTPLYLPFDNGVMTVPGPQSEAAVPIFIDEAAMVRWAGQRVPHIVCSAREAAVLALVIHDAWLVLNMGSSPGGQPIAREGVMLLAHGSYPGAERYEEAAAFVHEAAAAAGQPTLDLLERAKRTRIVSIGRALRYPGGTSAYAFWPSFGGAMLFDPNERVAQMSFESLIVKAFYERRGLVLAPDREALRIGPAHVAKWHTAMQATYPMRA
- a CDS encoding flavohemoglobin expression-modulating QEGLA motif protein, which codes for MSPEKTKEWLDLVTSALCARKSTNILEEIGWSRKVEKEFFDHEGTRLPEVTYAVDRDALEAENAELARIEARLEGDDVIPVWLRAVVHSVIDKNRLLLAAGTKEFGRISLEIYGGARTTFFGLPVKNVDLAEHLLERLRLHGWDEAEERAETPMDAQSFAEELARRIAKHRPVIKCDVLLDDKCTAKAIAGMTKVRVRPEATFYRWEADGLFCHEVETHAYSAHNGAAQVHAPFLKSGGPRSTPTQEGLAVFAELYNGNLATPRLERLATRVKLVAMAEDGASFLDLYRFLVDRGHGTRDAFLDAARVLRGGIPAGGSYFTKDACYLAGLLHVYAFLAVFVRGGFRDETELLFAGRIALEDISALVSLRAMGLISRPLHRPRWLARWNTLLPYFAFNSFMEEIKLTSVEAHYRELIAKAERAVPPGGRV
- a CDS encoding PaaI family thioesterase → MTEPSIQERLFPNMTCFGCGPANPKGFHLRSFGAEDGVVIASFTPWPEHDNGVGFLNGGVISTVLDCHTASLVVQAASERGWDPPPGAALAFVTAGLDVRFLRPTPLGPSLDLWAKAESLSETECIVLGELRYDGKVRATVRATWKRFRAR